The Nostoc sp. HK-01 genomic interval CTTAGCCAGTTCACGAACCTTCTGTTCAATTACAGGACGAGGTGTAGGGGTAGGAGTTTGAGAATAGCTGGGGACTGCTGAGGTAGAAAGCACCAAACACAAAGTTAGTGTAAACAGAAGCGCATATAATCTTTTCTGCTTTAAACTATTTTTTGCAGACTTTAATTTTTTAATATATTGAAGTATTCTCATAAATTTCATTAGCACACTACAACTATTACCCGATTATTTCTGCCACAACTTGGCTCATCTTCAGCCCCCGTAAAGCGCAAGCTGCATTGAATCGTTTCTTGAGGTCGTCCGCGATATTAATGTGCATAACTAGGACGGTTTTTGTAACTTTTTAACGATTCTATAGTTAATTCCGCTTGAACAAAATTACAAATGTCTAAAATTTATTAAACGACTTGAGCCACAACATTCAGTAATTGGTTCCCGTCACCGGGACAGACGTATCCGCAGAGATAAGCTATGCCACATTTATGTGTATAAAATGACAATCCCGCCGAACCATGTTATCACTGTAGTTTAAGAATTTTGCTAAAAGCTTAAACTACAATGCCATTTCTAGCCAAACGCCGAATAGACGGACATAACTATTACCAGATTGTTAGAAGCATTCGTGTAGGGGGAAAGCCAAGGCACGAAACCTTACACTACCTCGGTAACTATCAATCTGCAATTCAAAAACTCCCCAAGCTAAAGGGCTTTTCCAATGATGAGAAACAACAGCTACTCCTACGTCTTGCCAAACTCGAAGGCAAGTTGGACACCGGGGAAGTTTCATTGCCAGAGAAAAGCTATGAGTGCATAGTGTGTGACCCACCTTGGTTTTACAGTTTGCGTTCTCAAGATGAAAGCCACAGAAACCGAATACCTTACACCCCCATGAAAATTGAGAAAATCTTGGCTTTACCACTCCCAGAGTTATCCTCTCGCAATGGCTGTGTGTTGTGGTTGTGGTTCACCAACAATCATGTGGCTGAGGCAGTAAATTGCATTCAACATTGGGGGTTTGAGATTAAGACTATACTCACTTGGGAGAAAGTCACCAAAGAAGGCAAGCCCCGCATAGGCACTGGGCATTGGCTTCGCAACTGCACCGAACACTGTTTGTTAGCAACAAAAGGACAGGTCAAGGCGTTCGCAACTATGAAAACTTTGACCAACGAACCAACTATTATTCACGCCCCCAGAAGAGAACACAGCCGCAAACCCGCAGAATTTTATGAATTGGTGGAGAAACTTTGTGCAGGGATGACGAAACTAGAAATGTTTTCCCGCCAATCTCGTCCTGACTGGGATTCCTGGGGCAATGAGGTGGAGAAGTTCACCGAAAATAACTAACCCACATTCTCAATTAGACCAAAATCTTAAACTACAGCATTCCTGCGGCGATACAGAATCCCGCGCCGGGATTCTATCGCTGCATACATCAAGGCGTTGAAATTTGCGATCGCCTGAAGCAAAACTGCGTTATCCCGGATGAGTGATGCTGGGGTACCTTATTTTGAGTAGTTTTGATGAATAAGAGAGATCGCACTGATTTGACAGTCAGGCGATCACCCTACCGGCATCTACGCATTATAGATACATAAAAATCTTAGCAACAATGAGCAAACCAATCGGCTATTTTATTAACACAATGCCTAGATGGGTATCCGGCGGACATCTGGATTGGCTTGGAAGGAGTTAGCACCCATTCGTTTAGGCGATCTGCCCTAACGCAGACCTGGCTGGGTACGTTGTAGCGTTATCTAGAGGTCACGCCAGAGTAGAGACGGAAGGCGGTTTCTGTTATTGGGTTTTAGATAATAAGCTGATTCTTAGTTAAAAAATATTAATTTTTAATAGCTTGTATACTATTTCAGGGAATTTTATCAATATTGAAATTTCGTGATATGGTATGACTGAAAATTTTTTATTTTTAAATACTGATGGAAATATTTCTGTTAAGGCTGATATGGCTTTCATTAAGCTATATCCTTTGCTACCGAAAGAAACACTAATTAATGAAATTCATGAGAAGATATACGACCTAGTTGTTGCTAAATCAAAGGAAGAGTTTAATGGACTACAACCTACTCCTGGCTCATTAAATAACTGTAAAGGGCGGTGGAATGAGATGAGTTTTTTACTGACTGCTCATAATTCTATAATAAAAAATACAAACGATATTTATTTAGTTAAAATGCCTAATGAAAGCAGTTTAAAATTTTGGCAAATATATACACATGAATCTAGAGCAGTATATGAAAAACTTGTATCTAAACTAAAAAATCAAGGATTTTTCATAAGATGTTCAAATCCTGATTTCGTTCTTATAAAACGAAGAGTAGTGGAAAATTTTATTCCTAATGAAGAAGAAGATTTACTATCTAATTTGAAGGATTTATACAAAAACGTTAAGAATAAATGTGAACCTTCAGATGTTATTTCTTTTATTTCTCTTAAAACTAGCAACAGACCAGATAGAAGATATCAAATTTTATATGAAGCAAATATTACAAAGTATGCTAGTCAATATATACATAATGCAGAACACCGACTTCGATTTGATGTTATTGGCAGAAGTAATGAGAGTGATGCACAAGTCTTTAAAGCACCACTATTATCTAGTATTCCTATATTTAGGATAGAAAATTTAGAAGAAGAGTTAGAATTGCTAAAATCTCTTGCTATTGATTCAGATACAAATATTTCAACCAAAATAGAATTAGATAAATATTGGGAGATATTCTCTAGCATTTAAGTTAAAAATTCAAAGCTAATTCTAGCTGTATTTGTTTGCATTCTGGGGTTTCTTCTAATTTTAAATTTATATCTAATTGATTATTTTGTAAACTTTCCAGAAAAAACAGAATACTTTTGGCAATAGCAGAACCTGCTAAATATGGAACACCATTACCAATAGTTTTAAACATATTTGTTAATGTCATATTTGGTGGTAATAAATACTCTTGAGGTAAAGATTGCAGAGCCAGTGCTTCTGCTACTGATATCCTCCGAATTTTATATGGATGTAAGTGTACTTCATTATTACCATAACAAACAGTAGGAGAATACCGCCATCTGTGTAAACGTTTAAAGGATTTACGCGAATCATCTCCTTCCTGAATTACTCGAAATCTTGTAATACCACTTCTAGGCATAAAATGATGTTTAGCATTTGGATGATTAAGTACATCATTTTTCCTAAACCAGTACTCTACTGTTAATTCTTGAGGAATATTATGTGGGCAATCAAGATACGAATCTTCTTCAAAATTATGAACTTTAGGCCAGTCTAATTTTAAAACATCTTCTTTTAAATAAGATTTCAAATTATGCCAAGGGAAATTTAGTTCATATTTTTTATTTTTATTTATTTTGACTGAGAAAATATCAGAAAGGAAACCAATCAAAATAATTCTATCTCTATCTTGAGGTACACCATATTCAATTGCATTAATCAAATGCTCAGTGAGGATGTAACCGGAGCTATAAAACTTTTCCTTGAGATATTCATAAAACTGACGATGTTTTTTAGTTTGCCACAAACCTTTAACATTCTCAAATAGAAAAAAATCAGGTTTTTGTTGACAGATTATCTCTGCAAAAATTTCTGATAACCTTCCATGATCACCCTC includes:
- a CDS encoding type-2 restriction enzyme Cfr10I, which codes for MTENFLFLNTDGNISVKADMAFIKLYPLLPKETLINEIHEKIYDLVVAKSKEEFNGLQPTPGSLNNCKGRWNEMSFLLTAHNSIIKNTNDIYLVKMPNESSLKFWQIYTHESRAVYEKLVSKLKNQGFFIRCSNPDFVLIKRRVVENFIPNEEEDLLSNLKDLYKNVKNKCEPSDVISFISLKTSNRPDRRYQILYEANITKYASQYIHNAEHRLRFDVIGRSNESDAQVFKAPLLSSIPIFRIENLEEELELLKSLAIDSDTNISTKIELDKYWEIFSSI
- the dmnA gene encoding adenine-specific DNA methyltransferase DmnA is translated as MPFLAKRRIDGHNYYQIVRSIRVGGKPRHETLHYLGNYQSAIQKLPKLKGFSNDEKQQLLLRLAKLEGKLDTGEVSLPEKSYECIVCDPPWFYSLRSQDESHRNRIPYTPMKIEKILALPLPELSSRNGCVLWLWFTNNHVAEAVNCIQHWGFEIKTILTWEKVTKEGKPRIGTGHWLRNCTEHCLLATKGQVKAFATMKTLTNEPTIIHAPRREHSRKPAEFYELVEKLCAGMTKLEMFSRQSRPDWDSWGNEVEKFTENN
- a CDS encoding C-5 cytosine-specific DNA methylase yields the protein MFDTPTIFSFFSGAGFLDLGFELNGYRIVYVNEVFLPFLEAYQYSRKNLKLPEEKYGYENCSIEDYLQPKNQAKLKDLLQDTRKSSSLVGFIGGPPCPDFSIGGKNRGHEGDHGRLSEIFAEIICQQKPDFFLFENVKGLWQTKKHRQFYEYLKEKFYSSGYILTEHLINAIEYGVPQDRDRIILIGFLSDIFSVKINKNKKYELNFPWHNLKSYLKEDVLKLDWPKVHNFEEDSYLDCPHNIPQELTVEYWFRKNDVLNHPNAKHHFMPRSGITRFRVIQEGDDSRKSFKRLHRWRYSPTVCYGNNEVHLHPYKIRRISVAEALALQSLPQEYLLPPNMTLTNMFKTIGNGVPYLAGSAIAKSILFFLESLQNNQLDINLKLEETPECKQIQLELALNF